The DNA window AGGCTGATGGCGGTGGCCGACGCGGTGGAGGACTGGCTGGACCGGTACCGGCCGGAGGCGGTCGCCATCGAGCGCGTGTTCAGCCAGCACAACGTGCGCACGGCGATGGGCACCGCGCAGGCGGGCGGTGTGGTCGCGCTGTCCGCGGCGCGCCGCGGGCTTCCCGTCGCGTTCCACACGCCGAGCGAGATGAAGGCCGCCGTCACCGGATCGGGCCGGGCGGACAAGGCCCAGGTCACCGCCATGGTTACCCGGCTGCTCAAGCTCGAGGACGCGCCGAAGCCCGCGGACGCGGCCGACGCGCTGGGGCTGGCGATCTGCCACCTGTGGCGGGAGCCGATGCGGTTGCGGCTCGCCGAAGCGGAGGCGCGGGCGAAGGAACTGGCGAAGGCCCACAAGGCACGCCTCGCCGAAGCGGCGAAGGCGGCGAAGAACACGGGAGTGCGGCGATGATCTCCTCGGTACGCGGAGAAGTCCTGGAAATCGGGCTCGACCACGTGGTCGTCGAGATGGGCGGGTTCGGTGTCGCCGTGCAGGCGACGCCGTCGACGCTCGCGACGCTGCGCCGCGGTGAGCAGACCCGGCTGCACACGACGCTGGTCGTGCGCGAGGATTCGTTGACCCTGTTCGGTTTCGCCGACGCCGAAGCGCGCGAGCTGTTCGGGCTGCTGCAGACGGTGTCCGGGATCGGGCCGCGCATCGCGCTCGCGGCGCTCGCGGTGCTCGACCCCGACAAGCTGAAAGCCGCGCTGTCCGAAGGGAACATCACCGTGCTGACCCAGGTGCCCGGGATCGGCCGGAAGGGGGCCGAGCGCCTCAGCCTCGAACTGCGCGACAAGGTCGTGGCCGCCGCGCCCGGCGCGCCGGAGGCGGCCGTGGGCGCGGTCGCGGGCTCCGCGGTGCGCGGCGAGGTCGTGGAAGCGTTGGCAGGACTGGGTTTCCCGGCGAAGCAGGCCGAGCAAGCCGTCGACAGGGTCCTGGCCGACGAGGACGCGCAGCACACCACGGCCACGGTGCTGCGGGCGGCGTTGGCCACCCTCGGCCGCAAGCGGTAGGCCGCGGGCGTGGACCATGGGCACATGACGGACTTCGAGACGGACGAGACCCTCTCCGCCCTCCCGCAGAACGGGGAGCGCGAGGTCGAGACCACACTCCGTCCGCGCAAGCTCGAAGAGTTCGTCGGCCAGCCGCGGGTTCGCGAGCAGCTGCAACTGGTGCTGGAGAGCGCGCGCCGCCGCGGCGTGCCGCCGGACCACGTGCTGCTGTCCGGGCCCCCGGGGCTCGGGAAGACGAGCCTGGCGATGATCGTCGCGGCGGAACTGGACGCCGCCATCCGGATCACCTCCGGTCCCGCGCTGGAACGCGCCGGAGACCTCGCGGCGATGCTGTCGAACCTCGCCGAAGGCGACGTGCTGTTCATCGACGAGATCCACCGGATCGCCCGTCCCGCCGAGGAGATGCTGTACCTCGCGATGGAGGACTTCCGGGTGGACGTGGTGGTCGGCAAGGGGCCGGGCGCCACCAGCATCCCGCTCGAGATCGCACCGTTCACCCTGGTCGGGGCCACCACGCGCTCGGGCGCGCTGACCGGCCCGCTGCGCGACCGGTTCGGGTTCACCGGTCAGATGGAGTTCTACGCCGACGAGGAGCTGGAGCTGGTGGTGCGCCGGGCGGCGACCATCCTCGGCATCGAGATCGACGCGGACGGGTGCGCCGAGATCGCGGGCCGTTCGCGTGGCACGCCCCGGATCGCGAACCGGCTCCTGCGCCGCGTGCGCGACTACGCCGAGGTCAGGGAGGACGGCAGGGTGAGCAGGGCGATCGCCCGCGCGGCGCTGGCCGTCTACGACGTCGACGAGCTGGGCCTCGACCGCCTCGACCGCGCGGTGCTGACCGCGCTGTGCCGCTCGTTCGGCGGAGGCCCGGTCGGCGTGACGACACTGGCGGTAGCGGTGGGCGAGGAACCAGGTACCGTCGAAGAGGTGTGTGAGCCCTACCTGGTTCGCGCCGGCATGCTCGCCCGCACTCCGCGCGGCCGGGTGGCGACACCGTCGGCGTGGGAGCACCTCGGGCTCACCGTGCCCGCCGGGTACGGCGGCGGGCTGGGACAGCCGGGTCCTACGCTGTTCGACCAGGAGGCGTTCGACCAGTAGCTCACCGGGAACTCCCGACACCGGTGCTGGCGTTTTCAGTGGTACCTGGCACACTCTGAAGAGCACATCTATACAAAACCGGACGTAACACCCCGCTGTGGGGCGTCCGTCGAATGGAGAATCATGGAACAGTTATTGCTGCCGGTGCTCCTCATGCTCGTCGTGGCGGTTCCGCTGGTGATGGGAACGCGCAAGCAGAAGCGGATGGCGCAGCAGCAGCAGGAGCTGCAGAACAGCCTCGGCGAGGGCGACCGCGTGATGACGACGTCGGGCCTTTACGGCACCGTCGCCAACACCGATGACGAGACCACCATCGACATCGAGATCGCGCCGGGCGTGGTGACCACCTGGCTGCGCCAGGCGGTTCGCGAGCGCGTCGAGCCGGTCGTTGAGGACGACTCCGCCGACGAGGAAGCTCCTGGTTCCCACGAGGCGATTCCCGCCGACGAGGCTCCCGCGGTGACCGCTTCTTCGGAGACTTCGGCGACCGAGGAGAAGAAGTCCGAGGAGTCGGGCGCCCAGATCGCCCCGCCGCTGGAGCACGGCAAGAAGTAGCTCCGCTGCTTGCCCCGTGGAATCCCGACGAAAGTGGGTACGGGGGCAACGCCGGGTTCACGCAGCACCGAGTAGTGTCTCGGTGCTGCGTGCGTGTCCGGCGTCATAGTGATCAACCGTGTCCGCGCGCGGCGGCTGGCTCGCGCGCGGACGCACACCGTTCGCGAGCGCGCCCGCAGCGCCGAGTCCGAGAACTTTCACTTCGAGGAGAACGACCACCGTGGCACCACCGGCCGGGCAGATCCGCCCGGGACGCTATCTCGCCTTCTTCGGCATCATCGTGGTCGCGCTCTACGCGCTGGTGTTCCTCACCGGCGACGGGAAGCCGACCCCGAAGCTCGGCATCGACCTCCAGGGCGGCACGCGGGTCACGCTGACCGCGCGCACACCGGAGGGCGGAGCTCCCACGAAGGAATCGCTCGACCAGGCGCGCCAGATCATCGAAACCCGGGTGAACGGTTACGGCGTCGGTGGTACCCAGGTGGTGCTCGACGGCGACAACGTCGTCATCACCGTCCCCGGCGACCAGGGCGACCAGGCCAAGAACCTCGGCAAGACGGCCAAGCTCGGCTTCCGCGAGGTGATCCAGGCCGAACGGGTCGGGGCGCCTCAGCAGCCGGGCCAGCCGGGGCAGCAGCCCGGCCAGCAGCCGCCGCCCGGCCAGTCCTCGGCCCCGGCGCCGAACCCGTCGGCCCCGCCAGCCTCGGCGCCCGCGGGCAAACCGTCGAACGCGCCCGCCCCCGGTGGTGGCGGTGGCGCGCCCGGCGCGGCTCAGCAGCCGCCGACGCCGTCGCCCGGCGACGACTCGATCGACCAGAAGACCAAGCAGGAGATCGCGGCCGCGAAGGCGGCGCGGCAGAACCCCGCGCTGGTCGCGAAGGACCCGAACAACCAGCAGCAGGCGGCCGCCGCGCAGCAGCTGCAGCAGCAGGCGCTCGCGGCGATGACCTGCACCCCGGGCAAGAACGACCCGCTGGCTGGTAACGACGATCCGGACAAGCCGCTGGTCACCTGCCTGCAGGACGGCACCGAGAAGTACGTGCTCGGCCCGGTGTTCCTGCAGGGCACCGAGATCTCCGACGCGCAGGCCGCGCCGCCCGCTCCGCAGAAGCCGGGCTGGACGGTCAACCTGCAGTTCAAGCCCGACGGCGGCAAGACCTGGGGCGATTTCACCTCGTCCCACGTCAACAAGCGCGCCGCGTTCGTGCTCGACACCCAGGTCGTCTCGGCGCCGAACATCAACGGCCCGATCCTCGGTGGCAACACCGAGATCAGCGGCTCGTTCGGGCAGGCGGAGGCCAAGAACCTCGCCAACATCCTCAAGTACGGCTCGCTGCCGCTCTCGTTCGCTCCGTCGGACGCCACCACGGTGTCCGCGACCCTGGGCCTCGCTTCGCTCGAAGCGGGTTTGATCGCGGGCGCCGTCGGGCTCGCGATCGTGTTCATCTACTGCCTGTTCTACTACCGGTTCCTCGGTGTGCTGACGATCCTTTCGCTGGCGTTGTCCGGTGCCCTCGTCTACTCCGTGCTGGTGCTGCTCGGAAGGTGGATCGGATACACCCTCGACCTCGCCGGCGTCGCGGGCCTGATCATCGCCATCGGGATCACGGCCGACTCGTTCGTCATCTACTTCGAACGGCTCAAGGACGAGATGCGGGAGGGCAGAAGCTTCCGCTCCGCCGTGGGCCGGGGCTGGGTGCGGGCGAGGCGCACGATTCTCGCCTCGGACGCGGTGAGCTTCCTGGCCGCCGCGGTGCTTTACGTCATCGCCGTCGGCGACGTGCAGGGCTTCGCGTTCACGCTCGGTATGTCGACCGTGCTCGACCTGGTGGTGGTGTACCTGGTGACGCACCCGCTGGTCGCGCTGATCTCCAAGAGCAAGTCGAAGACGTTGACCAACCCGAACTTCCTCGGGCTCGGCGCGGTGCAGAAGCTGGGCGCGCTGAAGTCGGCCGCGAACAAGTCCGCCCGCCGTGGCGCGACCGCGAAGGAGGCCTGACGTGGCCGTCGAAGAACACGGGAACGCCGCGGGCGAGACCTCCGAGAAGACACCGAACTCGGGTAA is part of the Amycolatopsis sp. CA-230715 genome and encodes:
- the ruvB gene encoding Holliday junction branch migration DNA helicase RuvB; this encodes MTDFETDETLSALPQNGEREVETTLRPRKLEEFVGQPRVREQLQLVLESARRRGVPPDHVLLSGPPGLGKTSLAMIVAAELDAAIRITSGPALERAGDLAAMLSNLAEGDVLFIDEIHRIARPAEEMLYLAMEDFRVDVVVGKGPGATSIPLEIAPFTLVGATTRSGALTGPLRDRFGFTGQMEFYADEELELVVRRAATILGIEIDADGCAEIAGRSRGTPRIANRLLRRVRDYAEVREDGRVSRAIARAALAVYDVDELGLDRLDRAVLTALCRSFGGGPVGVTTLAVAVGEEPGTVEEVCEPYLVRAGMLARTPRGRVATPSAWEHLGLTVPAGYGGGLGQPGPTLFDQEAFDQ
- the yajC gene encoding preprotein translocase subunit YajC, producing the protein MEQLLLPVLLMLVVAVPLVMGTRKQKRMAQQQQELQNSLGEGDRVMTTSGLYGTVANTDDETTIDIEIAPGVVTTWLRQAVRERVEPVVEDDSADEEAPGSHEAIPADEAPAVTASSETSATEEKKSEESGAQIAPPLEHGKK
- the ruvA gene encoding Holliday junction branch migration protein RuvA encodes the protein MISSVRGEVLEIGLDHVVVEMGGFGVAVQATPSTLATLRRGEQTRLHTTLVVREDSLTLFGFADAEARELFGLLQTVSGIGPRIALAALAVLDPDKLKAALSEGNITVLTQVPGIGRKGAERLSLELRDKVVAAAPGAPEAAVGAVAGSAVRGEVVEALAGLGFPAKQAEQAVDRVLADEDAQHTTATVLRAALATLGRKR
- the ruvC gene encoding crossover junction endodeoxyribonuclease RuvC, encoding MRVLGVDPGLTRCGIGVVDGGTGRSVSCVAVDVVRTPADATLATRLMAVADAVEDWLDRYRPEAVAIERVFSQHNVRTAMGTAQAGGVVALSAARRGLPVAFHTPSEMKAAVTGSGRADKAQVTAMVTRLLKLEDAPKPADAADALGLAICHLWREPMRLRLAEAEARAKELAKAHKARLAEAAKAAKNTGVRR
- the secD gene encoding protein translocase subunit SecD translates to MAPPAGQIRPGRYLAFFGIIVVALYALVFLTGDGKPTPKLGIDLQGGTRVTLTARTPEGGAPTKESLDQARQIIETRVNGYGVGGTQVVLDGDNVVITVPGDQGDQAKNLGKTAKLGFREVIQAERVGAPQQPGQPGQQPGQQPPPGQSSAPAPNPSAPPASAPAGKPSNAPAPGGGGGAPGAAQQPPTPSPGDDSIDQKTKQEIAAAKAARQNPALVAKDPNNQQQAAAAQQLQQQALAAMTCTPGKNDPLAGNDDPDKPLVTCLQDGTEKYVLGPVFLQGTEISDAQAAPPAPQKPGWTVNLQFKPDGGKTWGDFTSSHVNKRAAFVLDTQVVSAPNINGPILGGNTEISGSFGQAEAKNLANILKYGSLPLSFAPSDATTVSATLGLASLEAGLIAGAVGLAIVFIYCLFYYRFLGVLTILSLALSGALVYSVLVLLGRWIGYTLDLAGVAGLIIAIGITADSFVIYFERLKDEMREGRSFRSAVGRGWVRARRTILASDAVSFLAAAVLYVIAVGDVQGFAFTLGMSTVLDLVVVYLVTHPLVALISKSKSKTLTNPNFLGLGAVQKLGALKSAANKSARRGATAKEA